The Oryzias latipes chromosome 1, ASM223467v1 genome contains a region encoding:
- the rln3 gene encoding relaxin-3 isoform X1, whose product MWKAPCLTLLLLVVLMNRVECNDGHPSFYGVKLCGREFIRAVIFTCGGSRWRRSVGDSEETFDPWKTSPISQLNSDQDPEKSQAWKDQILDVASVAAGFSRSARSPVSDEVLEALRSVDRKGRDVVLGLSNACCKWGCSKSEISSLC is encoded by the exons ATGTGGAAAGCACCATGCTTGACTTTGCTCCTGCTGGTGGTTTTGATGAACAGGGTGGAGTGCAACGATGGCCATCCCTCTTTCTACGGAGTGAAACTTTGTGGAAGAGAATTCATTCGAGCCGTCATCTTCACCTGTGGAGGCTCTCGCTGGAGGAGAAGTGTGGGAGACTCAg AGGAGACGTTTGATCCGTGGAAAACAAGTCCCATCTCTCAGCTCAACTCGGATCAGGATCCAGAAAAGTCCCAAGCATGGAAAGACCAAATTCTTGACGTTGCTTCAGTGGCTGCTGGTTTCAGCCGCTCTGCTCGCTCTCCGGTTTCAGATGAAGTCCTGGAGGCTCTTCGAAGTGTGGACAGGAAAGGACGGGACGTTGTGCTGGGACTGTCCAACGCCTGCTGCAAGTGGGGATGCAGCAAGAGTGAGATCAGCTCTCTATGCTGA